The Agromyces mangrovi genome contains a region encoding:
- a CDS encoding Fur family transcriptional regulator, whose translation MKRQTWQREAVREALDRTDGFISAQALHASLHDSGSPIGLATVYRALADLATTGDADSLQSPEGEALYRACTTTGHHHHLICRSCGRTVEIAADEVEQWAKQVAAQHGFTEAAHVVDVFGLCAECTARASGTPEQVTKP comes from the coding sequence ATGAAGCGGCAGACCTGGCAGCGCGAGGCGGTGCGCGAGGCGCTCGACCGCACCGACGGCTTCATCAGCGCGCAGGCGCTGCACGCGAGCCTGCACGACAGCGGGTCGCCCATCGGGCTCGCGACCGTCTACCGCGCGCTCGCCGACCTCGCCACGACCGGCGACGCCGACTCGCTGCAGTCGCCCGAGGGCGAGGCGCTGTACCGCGCGTGCACGACGACGGGCCATCACCACCACCTCATCTGCCGGTCGTGCGGGCGCACGGTCGAGATCGCCGCCGACGAGGTCGAGCAGTGGGCCAAGCAGGTCGCCGCCCAGCACGGGTTCACCGAGGCGGCGCACGTCGTCGACGTCTTCGGGCTGTGCGCCGAGTGCACCGCGCGGGCCTCCGGCACGCCCGAGCAGGTAACGAAACCGTAA